One genomic window of Blastopirellula retiformator includes the following:
- a CDS encoding PSD1 and planctomycete cytochrome C domain-containing protein, protein MFIRTLTILSLLACCAAAFAEESIDVEQMKFFESKVRPLLASKCVTCHNGEKQKGDLRLDSLHGMLQGGESGAAVVPGSPDESLLIDAINYTSYEMPPNGQLSEHSIAILTKWVKMGAPWPEADSNLIRTSEKAFTDEDRNWWAIQPVEDPAVPAAGEGWARNEIDHFVARKLQETGLKPAPEADRHELVRRAYFDLHGLPPTPEQVAAFVNDDRPDAWQRLIRELLDSPRYGERWAQHWLDVVRFAESDGYNEDAFRPSAGAYRDYVIQSFNDDKPYNQFVREQLAGDEINPDDPNVFIGTSYLRLGIYEWNQRNARMHWDIIVNEMTRVTGEAFLGIGIGCAQCHDHKFDPILQRDYFGLQAFLSSVAWPLDRQLATKEEIDAFNQQQQKWEEATKAIRDEMAELTKGAMASNQKYIVGQFPDDIQEIYNKPEEEKTTYEKQLSYLVFRQAHRAAMRFDHEKSLKSKPEKLERYQALQEELKKFDSLKPQPLPNAFVASDIGTEPAPTYLLTRTTTEEVEPSFLALLGDETPKITPTSSTTGRRTALADWMVREENPLSTRVIVNRVWQRHLGKGIVPTPNDFGTLGDPPSHPELLDWLTSRFLEEGWQIKPLHELIMNSATYRQTARREPTVKESNLDPTNRLLWRYPPQRLDAEEVRDAQLAISGELQQRDGGSSVSGTSPYRSIFVKKMRNRPDEMLRGFDAPLGFESASERISTTTPLQSLLLVNGKWSLDRSRAFAKRLLAGKSELAADDVRQAYQLAYGRAATDEEVKGALAFVGQQVARIERSSPTPPKPQDKFPNETGLRPITQHFGSAKDLQLGEKSLWIQPGSRFERLHVQQADDFGDQFTVEAVVNLDRIYEDASVNTLLSRWNSGTKSNGWNIGVTSKKSAYHPQNFIVQLVGRTFQDEPAYEVVASGLTFPLGKPVYLAAAISATTSKENPTAGTVTFYMKDLSDPNAKLETSTVETSVVNKIRNPALKIIAGGRDAAGHLWDGQLARLTISQGALPQQRLLIGDQSADSERLLDWTFNGTDGEHPAPHTAWLRTAAKENSSDADNKMLSAVTDFCQALFNSNEFLYLH, encoded by the coding sequence ATGTTCATTCGCACCCTGACGATACTCAGCCTGTTGGCCTGCTGCGCCGCGGCGTTTGCGGAAGAGTCGATCGACGTCGAACAAATGAAGTTCTTCGAATCCAAGGTTCGTCCGCTGTTGGCGTCGAAGTGCGTCACTTGTCACAACGGCGAAAAGCAAAAAGGGGACCTCCGCCTGGACTCGCTGCATGGCATGCTGCAAGGTGGCGAGAGCGGCGCCGCGGTCGTGCCGGGCAGTCCCGACGAAAGCCTATTGATCGACGCGATCAACTACACCTCGTACGAAATGCCTCCCAACGGCCAACTGAGCGAACACTCGATCGCGATTCTCACCAAATGGGTGAAGATGGGCGCCCCGTGGCCAGAAGCGGACTCCAACCTGATCCGCACCTCGGAAAAAGCGTTCACCGATGAAGACCGCAACTGGTGGGCGATCCAACCGGTCGAGGATCCGGCCGTTCCTGCCGCTGGCGAAGGGTGGGCCCGCAACGAGATCGATCACTTCGTCGCTCGCAAACTGCAAGAGACCGGCCTGAAACCGGCGCCGGAAGCGGACCGTCACGAACTGGTCCGTCGCGCTTATTTTGACCTGCATGGGCTGCCGCCGACGCCAGAGCAAGTCGCCGCATTCGTCAATGACGATCGCCCCGACGCGTGGCAACGTCTGATTCGCGAGCTGCTCGACAGTCCCCGTTATGGCGAACGCTGGGCTCAGCACTGGCTCGACGTCGTCCGCTTCGCCGAAAGCGACGGCTACAACGAGGACGCCTTCCGCCCCAGCGCCGGCGCCTATCGCGACTACGTCATCCAATCGTTCAACGACGACAAGCCGTACAACCAGTTTGTGCGAGAACAACTGGCCGGCGACGAGATTAACCCGGACGATCCCAACGTCTTCATCGGCACGTCGTACCTGCGACTGGGGATCTACGAATGGAATCAGCGGAACGCCCGGATGCACTGGGACATCATCGTTAACGAGATGACCCGCGTTACCGGCGAAGCGTTCCTTGGCATCGGCATCGGCTGCGCCCAATGCCACGATCACAAATTTGATCCGATTCTGCAGAGAGACTACTTCGGTCTGCAGGCGTTTCTCTCTTCGGTCGCTTGGCCGCTGGACCGTCAACTGGCCACCAAAGAAGAAATCGACGCCTTCAACCAGCAGCAACAGAAATGGGAAGAGGCGACGAAAGCGATCCGGGACGAAATGGCCGAGCTAACCAAAGGCGCCATGGCCAGTAACCAGAAATACATTGTTGGTCAGTTCCCCGACGACATCCAAGAGATCTACAACAAGCCGGAAGAGGAAAAGACGACCTATGAGAAACAGCTGTCGTACCTGGTCTTCCGTCAGGCCCATCGTGCGGCGATGCGTTTCGATCACGAAAAGTCGCTCAAGAGCAAACCAGAAAAGCTAGAGCGATACCAGGCGCTGCAGGAAGAGCTGAAGAAGTTCGACTCGCTCAAACCGCAGCCCCTTCCCAACGCCTTTGTGGCGTCCGACATCGGTACCGAGCCGGCGCCCACTTACCTACTGACCCGCACGACCACCGAGGAAGTGGAGCCGTCGTTCCTGGCCCTGCTGGGAGACGAAACGCCGAAGATCACGCCGACCTCTTCGACCACCGGTCGCCGGACCGCATTGGCCGACTGGATGGTTCGCGAAGAGAATCCACTCTCGACCCGGGTAATCGTCAACCGCGTTTGGCAACGTCACCTGGGCAAAGGGATCGTGCCAACGCCGAATGACTTTGGCACCCTGGGCGACCCCCCCAGCCATCCCGAACTGCTCGACTGGCTGACCAGCCGCTTTCTGGAGGAAGGCTGGCAAATCAAACCGCTGCATGAATTGATCATGAACAGCGCCACCTACCGCCAAACGGCGCGTCGCGAACCGACGGTCAAAGAGTCGAACCTCGATCCAACCAACCGCCTGCTGTGGCGTTATCCGCCGCAACGGCTTGACGCCGAGGAAGTCCGCGACGCCCAGCTGGCGATCTCCGGAGAACTGCAGCAGCGTGACGGTGGCAGCTCCGTTTCCGGCACGTCCCCTTATCGCAGCATCTTCGTCAAGAAAATGCGTAACCGCCCCGACGAGATGCTCCGCGGCTTTGACGCGCCGCTCGGCTTTGAATCAGCCTCGGAACGGATCTCGACGACCACGCCGCTGCAATCGTTGTTGTTGGTCAATGGCAAATGGAGCCTGGACCGCTCGCGGGCGTTCGCCAAGCGTCTGCTGGCCGGCAAGTCGGAACTCGCCGCGGATGACGTTCGCCAGGCGTACCAACTCGCCTACGGCCGGGCCGCCACGGACGAAGAGGTGAAAGGGGCGCTCGCTTTTGTTGGTCAGCAGGTTGCCCGCATCGAACGATCGTCGCCCACCCCGCCCAAGCCTCAAGACAAGTTTCCGAACGAAACCGGCTTGCGTCCGATCACGCAGCACTTCGGCTCGGCGAAAGACTTGCAGCTTGGCGAAAAGTCGCTCTGGATTCAGCCCGGCAGCCGCTTTGAACGCCTGCATGTTCAACAGGCCGACGACTTCGGTGATCAATTTACCGTCGAAGCGGTCGTCAACCTCGATCGGATCTACGAGGACGCCAGCGTCAACACGCTGCTGTCTCGCTGGAACAGCGGAACAAAGTCGAATGGCTGGAACATTGGCGTGACCAGCAAAAAGTCGGCCTACCATCCGCAGAACTTCATCGTGCAGTTGGTGGGACGCACCTTCCAGGATGAACCTGCGTATGAAGTGGTCGCTTCGGGATTGACGTTTCCGCTTGGCAAACCGGTTTACCTGGCGGCCGCGATCTCGGCGACTACGTCGAAAGAGAATCCGACCGCCGGCACGGTGACCTTCTATATGAAGGATCTTTCCGATCCGAACGCGAAGCTGGAAACCTCGACCGTCGAAACGTCGGTCGTCAATAAGATCCGAAACCCGGCGCTGAAGATCATCGCCGGCGGTCGCGACGCGGCCGGTCATTTGTGGGACGGGCAACTGGCCCGCCTGACGATCAGCCAAGGCGCCCTGCCCCAACAGCGATTGCTGATCGGCGACCAATCAGCCGACAGCGAACGTCTGTTGGACTGGACCTTTAACGGGACCGATGGCGAACATCCGGCGCCGCATACCGCCTGGCTGCGAACGGCGGCCAAGGAGAACAGCTCTGACGCCGACAACAAGATGCTCAGCGCGGTGACCGACTTCTGCCAGGCCCTCTTCAACTCGAACGAATTCCTGTACCTCCACTAA